The genomic segment ATCCCCGCGCGGCCCGCGATGTCACGGGTCGTCGTCGCGTGGTAGCCACGCTCGGCGAAGGCCTCCACGGCGGCCACCAGCAGCCGCCGGGCCGCGTCCGGGTTGACCTCGCCCCACGGCTGCGGCTCGTCGCCCGCCGTCTCCTCCGCCGCACTCATCGCTCGTTCGCCCCTTCCGATGACTGGGCACCACCATACCGCCGAAAGGTGAGCGAGCGCTTAGAAGGCCCGCTCAGGGCTGTGCCGTACGGGACCGTGCCGTAGGAGACCATGCCGTGCGAGCCGGGGCTTGTCAGAGCTTCTCGAAGGGGTCGTGCTCCGCGAGGAGCTTCTCCAGTCTGGCCTGGTCGACCCGGCTGACGATCCGGCCGGCCTCCTGCCGGTCGCGGATCACCTTGGCCAGGGTGAAGGACGAGGTCACGAGGTAGAGGACCGCGATGGCCAGGAAGGCGCGGACCCAGGTGTCGGCGTCGAGGTTGTAGATGCCGACGGTGGTGGCCGCCATGGCGACGCCGAAGGACGCGACGGCCTGGCCGTAGAAGGCCGCCGTACTCTGCTGCTTGACCGATGTCTCACTCATGGGGACATGGTCCGGCAGGCGTGGCCGGGACCACATCCGTCGGGATACTCAGCCGGCGGCCTCACGTACTCAGGCGCGGACTCGGACTCAGAACGCCGAAACGCCCGTCAGCGCCCGCCCGATGAGCAGTTTCTGTATCTGGCTGGTGCCCTCGTAGAGGGTCATCACACGGGCGTCGCGCAGGAGCTTTCCGGCCGGGTACTCGTCGATGTAGCCGTAACCGCCGAAGACCTGCAGGGCGTTGTTCGCGGCGCGGACGGCGGCCTCGGAGGCGAAGAGCTTGGCCTTGCTCGCCTCGGTGGCGAACGGCAGGCCCCGGTCGACGAGGTCGGCGACGCGCCAGGTCAGCAGCCTGGCCGCGTCGACGTCGACCGCGATGTCGCTGATGAGTTCCTGGACGAGCTGGTGGTGGGCGATGGTCCTGCCGAACTGCTCGCGCTCGGTGGCGTGGCGCACCGCCACGTCGAGTGCGGCCTGGGCGATGCCGACGCAGCCCGCCGCGACCGACATCCGGCCCTTGGCGAGCGCGGACATGGCGACGGTGAAGCCCTTGCCCTCCGG from the Streptomyces sp. NBC_00310 genome contains:
- a CDS encoding YiaA/YiaB family inner membrane protein, with protein sequence MSETSVKQQSTAAFYGQAVASFGVAMAATTVGIYNLDADTWVRAFLAIAVLYLVTSSFTLAKVIRDRQEAGRIVSRVDQARLEKLLAEHDPFEKL